One genomic segment of Nitrosopumilus sp. includes these proteins:
- a CDS encoding CDC48 family AAA ATPase, translating into MVRKEEPLQMRIGEAKQRDVGKKRARIGPEAMDFLKVSPGDVIEVMGSRSSCAVVWPVDEDEKFPDIIRVDGQTRKNVGASLNDIVKIRKVSTKFAKAVSLTPVNDSVTVDKEFTDFVKNRLKGLPITHGDEISVMILGNSMDFKITKTTPKGVVKIDRTTNLNISTDSAVDRKVRVTYEEVGGLRREVKAMREIVELPLKHPELFARLGVEPHSGILLYGPPGCGKTLLAKVMASESEANMFPINGPEIMNKYYGETEAKLREIFKEAKDNSPSIIFIDEIDAIAPKREEAYGDVEKRVVAQLLALMDGLNDRGNVIVLGATNRPDSVDPALRRPGRFDREFEISVPNEDGRLEILFIHTRGMPISDDVDLKDLAAELHGYTGADIKSLCREAAMKSIRRYLPEIDLETEKIPSEVLQSMQIKLIDFYDAMQEVVPTAMREFYVERPKVWWDDVGGLNEIKKALTDNLIVAMKEPTKFTKMGIRPPKGALIYGPPGCGKTLLARAVATETGANMILVRGPEILSKWVGESEKAVREIFRKAKASSPCVVIFDELDSLAKYKSGDGGVGETILSQLLTEIEEGISSRVVVIGITNRPDVVDNSLLRTGRLDLVLYVAPPDEKGRLDIIKILTKKMPLSNDVKLQEIAVATQNYTGADLAALCREAAVQAMRNNSIKITSQDFANSLKQVKPSITSEVDQWYNTVRESISNVVPKNGDKAFYG; encoded by the coding sequence TTGGTACGCAAAGAAGAACCTTTGCAGATGCGAATTGGGGAAGCAAAGCAAAGAGATGTTGGCAAAAAAAGAGCAAGGATAGGTCCAGAAGCAATGGATTTTCTCAAAGTAAGTCCTGGCGATGTCATTGAAGTTATGGGATCACGTTCGAGTTGTGCTGTAGTTTGGCCAGTTGATGAAGATGAAAAATTTCCAGACATAATTAGAGTTGATGGGCAAACAAGAAAAAATGTGGGTGCATCACTAAACGATATTGTAAAGATTAGAAAAGTATCAACAAAGTTTGCAAAAGCAGTTTCGTTAACTCCAGTAAATGATTCAGTTACAGTAGATAAAGAGTTCACAGACTTTGTAAAGAATCGATTAAAGGGATTACCAATTACTCATGGAGATGAAATCTCTGTAATGATACTAGGTAACTCTATGGATTTTAAAATAACAAAAACCACACCAAAAGGGGTTGTAAAGATTGACCGCACAACAAATCTGAACATCTCAACTGATAGTGCAGTCGATAGAAAAGTTAGGGTGACATACGAGGAAGTTGGAGGACTAAGACGTGAAGTCAAAGCAATGAGGGAGATTGTAGAGTTGCCACTTAAGCATCCAGAGTTATTTGCAAGATTGGGAGTTGAACCACATAGTGGAATTTTACTTTATGGACCACCAGGATGTGGAAAAACATTGCTAGCTAAAGTTATGGCAAGCGAATCAGAAGCGAACATGTTTCCAATAAACGGTCCAGAGATAATGAACAAGTATTATGGAGAAACAGAGGCCAAACTCAGAGAGATTTTCAAAGAAGCAAAAGATAATTCTCCAAGCATAATCTTCATTGATGAGATTGATGCAATTGCTCCAAAGAGGGAAGAAGCATACGGAGATGTAGAGAAGAGAGTGGTAGCACAACTACTAGCACTAATGGACGGATTAAATGACAGAGGAAATGTGATTGTACTAGGTGCAACAAATAGACCAGACAGTGTAGATCCTGCACTTAGAAGACCAGGAAGATTTGACAGAGAGTTTGAGATTTCAGTTCCAAACGAAGATGGAAGACTAGAGATTCTATTTATTCATACAAGAGGAATGCCAATTAGTGATGATGTAGATCTTAAAGATTTAGCAGCAGAACTTCACGGATATACGGGTGCTGATATCAAATCACTTTGCAGAGAGGCGGCAATGAAATCAATTAGAAGATATCTACCAGAGATAGATTTGGAGACAGAAAAGATTCCATCAGAAGTCTTACAGTCAATGCAGATAAAACTAATCGACTTCTATGATGCAATGCAAGAAGTCGTCCCTACTGCAATGAGGGAGTTTTATGTTGAGAGACCAAAAGTTTGGTGGGATGATGTTGGAGGATTAAATGAGATCAAAAAAGCATTAACAGATAATCTAATTGTTGCAATGAAAGAGCCAACAAAGTTTACAAAGATGGGAATAAGGCCACCAAAAGGTGCATTAATTTACGGACCGCCAGGGTGTGGAAAGACATTGTTAGCAAGAGCAGTAGCTACTGAAACGGGAGCAAATATGATACTAGTTAGAGGACCCGAAATACTCTCAAAGTGGGTTGGAGAATCAGAAAAAGCAGTAAGAGAGATTTTCAGAAAGGCAAAAGCATCATCGCCATGTGTTGTAATCTTTGATGAATTAGACTCACTTGCAAAATACAAATCAGGTGATGGAGGAGTTGGAGAAACAATACTTAGTCAGTTGTTAACCGAGATCGAAGAAGGAATTTCATCACGAGTGGTAGTTATTGGAATCACAAACAGGCCAGATGTTGTAGACAACTCACTGTTAAGAACCGGAAGATTAGATTTGGTATTATATGTTGCACCACCTGACGAGAAAGGAAGACTGGATATTATCAAAATACTAACCAAAAAGATGCCATTATCAAATGATGTAAAATTACAAGAGATTGCAGTTGCTACACAAAATTATACTGGTGCAGATTTGGCAGCTCTTTGCAGAGAAGCTGCAGTTCAAGCAATGAGAAACAACAGTATAAAAATTACTAGTCAAGACTTTGCAAACAGCTTAAAGCAAGTAAAACCATCAATTACATCTGAAGTTGATCAGTGGTATAACACTGTAAGAGAAAGTATATCTAACGTGGTACCAAAGAATGGGGATAAAGCATTTTACGGTTAA
- a CDS encoding heme o synthase — protein sequence MGFKEIMEISKPRIVILLVITAVTSMYAASKLVPGSPELEYWSYLHIIVAGALASAGSSALNHYYDKDIDPKMKRTSTRPIPSGRMAASQVMIYGLVVSCISVIYGYFALNAVSAFFIAVGIFSYVVIYTVWLKRLNTSNIVIGGIAGSAAAWAGWSAATGSMDLLGFLVGFLVFVWTPSHFWCLAMKIKDEYAQAQVPMLPVVIGMQKTSKYILGNTIILIPYSLLLSFIPDGMGVVYTVIAAISGGLMLVYHYKLTKTPTSEFAWKAYKVTAPYLTIIFVAVALDAAFHIPLI from the coding sequence TTGGGATTTAAAGAAATAATGGAGATATCCAAACCTCGAATTGTAATTCTCCTAGTGATTACTGCTGTAACATCAATGTACGCTGCAAGTAAACTAGTTCCAGGATCTCCTGAACTTGAATATTGGTCGTATCTTCATATTATAGTTGCAGGAGCATTGGCATCGGCAGGATCTAGTGCACTTAATCATTATTATGATAAAGACATTGATCCTAAAATGAAGAGGACTAGTACTAGGCCAATCCCATCTGGTAGAATGGCTGCATCTCAAGTAATGATCTATGGTTTAGTTGTAAGTTGCATATCTGTAATCTATGGGTACTTTGCATTAAATGCAGTATCTGCATTCTTTATTGCAGTTGGAATATTCTCCTATGTTGTAATTTATACAGTTTGGCTCAAACGACTCAATACATCCAACATTGTAATTGGTGGAATTGCTGGAAGTGCTGCTGCTTGGGCTGGTTGGTCTGCAGCTACTGGTAGTATGGACTTGTTGGGATTCTTAGTTGGCTTTTTGGTATTTGTTTGGACTCCATCTCACTTTTGGTGTCTTGCAATGAAGATAAAAGATGAGTATGCACAAGCACAGGTTCCAATGTTGCCAGTTGTAATTGGAATGCAAAAAACATCAAAATACATTTTAGGAAATACTATAATTTTAATTCCATACTCTTTGTTGTTGTCATTTATTCCAGATGGGATGGGAGTTGTGTATACTGTAATTGCTGCTATTTCTGGAGGATTAATGCTAGTGTATCATTACAAATTAACAAAAACTCCGACATCTGAGTTTGCATGGAAAGCATACAAGGTTACAGCACCCTACTTGACTATAATTTTTGTAGCAGTTGCATTAGATGCTGCTTTTCATATTCCGTTAATTTAG
- a CDS encoding plastocyanin/azurin family copper-binding protein — protein MSNWDLMMPGMGLTAIGLAGVTISYAGIAHTFIDGMHALTGLTMFVGLIFLAAGILDGGISTSNRAKATTLVILSIALGFGMFAFTMNTSNYTVTIAGILIAIAFPAIIIAYLAMKHPSFLKPVGSIVSIAAATGIIMWVVFGFVTPDTYMIPQQVGVEEPSEEMEPTGPVFAITILENSSIEGNPDYDPDVSVVPQGHVIEWTNADAVPHTVTSSVDFGETFDSSLIDAGGVYDLDTTDLQAGEYEYFCIVHPWMIATLIIEAPKEPIKISIPEGAAIPSDDQIYYDPEIIDVKVGDTIVWDNLDNTVHSVTSGNPNSGPNGNFDSEMLGAGEQFKFTFTTAGTEDYYCIFHPWMVGTINVE, from the coding sequence ATGAGTAATTGGGACCTCATGATGCCGGGGATGGGATTAACAGCCATAGGCTTAGCTGGTGTCACCATATCATACGCAGGAATTGCACATACCTTCATTGATGGAATGCATGCCCTGACAGGATTAACAATGTTTGTAGGACTGATCTTTTTGGCAGCAGGAATACTAGATGGAGGAATTTCAACCAGTAACAGAGCAAAGGCTACAACTTTGGTTATTTTATCGATTGCTCTAGGTTTTGGAATGTTTGCATTTACCATGAATACATCAAACTACACAGTTACCATTGCAGGAATTTTAATCGCAATAGCATTTCCAGCAATAATTATCGCATATCTTGCAATGAAGCATCCTAGTTTCCTCAAACCTGTAGGATCAATTGTTAGTATTGCAGCAGCTACTGGAATTATTATGTGGGTAGTATTTGGATTTGTCACTCCAGATACATACATGATTCCTCAACAAGTAGGAGTTGAAGAACCATCTGAAGAGATGGAACCAACAGGACCAGTGTTTGCAATTACAATTTTAGAAAATTCTTCTATAGAAGGGAATCCAGATTATGATCCAGACGTATCTGTTGTACCGCAAGGACACGTCATAGAATGGACAAATGCTGATGCAGTTCCACATACAGTTACAAGTTCAGTTGACTTTGGAGAAACTTTCGATTCAAGTTTAATTGATGCAGGAGGGGTCTATGATCTAGACACAACAGATTTGCAAGCAGGAGAGTATGAATATTTCTGCATTGTGCATCCTTGGATGATTGCAACACTAATAATTGAAGCACCAAAAGAACCAATCAAAATATCCATTCCAGAAGGAGCAGCAATTCCATCTGATGACCAAATATACTATGATCCAGAAATTATCGACGTTAAAGTTGGAGATACTATAGTATGGGACAATCTAGATAACACAGTACATTCAGTTACTTCAGGCAATCCAAATTCAGGTCCAAATGGAAACTTTGATTCAGAAATGCTTGGAGCTGGCGAACAATTCAAATTTACATTTACAACTGCAGGAACAGAAGATTACTATTGTATATTCCATCCATGGATGGTTGGAACAATAAACGTAGAATAG
- a CDS encoding M67 family metallopeptidase, which translates to MKKITITDSQKQILLEHAEKEKPNESCAILFGSENDENSTVKEIFLTKNIEESPVNFTISNEQLIEGYNLAEQKNMDVVAIFHSHPNSIAYPSETDKKFMHGNPVVWIIYSGITMEFKAFVLDEHIQEIQIQA; encoded by the coding sequence TTGAAAAAAATCACGATAACAGATTCTCAAAAACAAATTCTACTAGAGCATGCTGAAAAAGAAAAACCAAACGAGTCTTGCGCCATATTATTTGGAAGTGAAAATGATGAAAATAGTACAGTTAAAGAAATTTTTCTTACTAAAAACATAGAAGAATCACCAGTAAACTTTACAATTTCAAATGAGCAGTTAATTGAAGGCTATAACTTGGCTGAGCAAAAAAATATGGATGTTGTTGCAATTTTTCATTCCCATCCCAATTCAATTGCGTATCCATCAGAGACAGATAAGAAATTCATGCATGGTAACCCAGTAGTATGGATAATTTATTCAGGAATAACAATGGAATTCAAAGCTTTTGTGTTAGATGAACACATTCAAGAGATTCAAATTCAAGCCTAA
- a CDS encoding cyclophilin-like family protein: MWGEEIYTNASPINVPEENAKSPVNLNDVAYWPTGKAICLFFGPTPIGKKGEITPASPVNIIGKIISPDKSVLKIADGKTVTFRKK, encoded by the coding sequence GTGTGGGGTGAGGAGATCTACACAAACGCATCTCCAATCAATGTGCCTGAGGAAAATGCAAAATCTCCTGTAAATCTTAACGATGTTGCTTACTGGCCAACAGGAAAGGCAATCTGTTTATTTTTTGGTCCTACACCAATTGGTAAAAAAGGTGAGATCACCCCTGCATCCCCAGTAAATATAATTGGGAAGATAATCTCTCCTGATAAATCTGTTCTAAAAATTGCTGATGGAAAAACTGTAACATTTAGAAAAAAATAA
- a CDS encoding DUF2024 family protein yields the protein MEIHVYDTYVKAADGHTMHFDVITGEKDHDKALAYGKEWLQSIGEGDAVMTTNECQFCHSQGAPEPVEQAIKEKGYFIQKMEGCP from the coding sequence ATGGAAATTCACGTATACGACACATATGTCAAAGCCGCAGATGGTCATACCATGCACTTTGATGTAATAACTGGTGAAAAAGATCACGATAAAGCCTTAGCATATGGCAAAGAGTGGTTACAATCAATCGGTGAAGGAGATGCAGTAATGACAACTAATGAATGCCAATTCTGCCATTCACAAGGTGCACCAGAGCCTGTAGAACAGGCAATTAAGGAAAAAGGCTACTTTATACAAAAAATGGAAGGCTGTCCTTAA
- a CDS encoding sodium-translocating pyrophosphatase, which translates to MEISEILPFIAGIASFLVAGGLVAWISKQPAGTKEMMDISNAVRVGAAAFLKREMKIIVPVAIALSVIIGAFLQPSNGIAFAVGATLSAVAGVISLKITVKAAVRAANLSGSGLGKTFAMAFRGGATVGLAVPAMALLAITGLYLIYPDPITIAGVGIGASLIALFIRIGGGIFTKAADMGADLVGKVEANIPEDDPRNPATIADNVGDNVGDAAGMGSDVYESYIVTILAALLIAALIGAPNYFLYPILIGSSGMIASIIGVVIVGSKNITDVMKPLNRSFYVSAAIAIALNFVFITQFIEKSDAGYALFGTTVIGVILVPIIQKITDYYTSYKHGPVKEIADSAKWGYASLTLMGIIKGMQSTGPFMIALVVAIIISYTISSSAAPVGADPVLYGIFGTSLTAMAMLSLAGIVLSIDAFGPIADNAGGIVEMTGMGEENRKVTDEIDAVGNTTKAVTKGFAIASAALAALAMIQAFQFEAAHIFEGVLDLDYSLTNPAIIVGLLIGGLIPFIITGQLINGVSRAAGKMVDEVRRQFKEDPEILTGKSKPDYANCVDIATVASIKELWKPAIVAITAPIILGVLLGPTAVAGLLMGSVVTGILLAYHLANTGGAWDNAKKLVEMKGEKGSEVHKVAVVGDIIGDPYKDTAGPALNTVIKLLNTIAIVFVSAFVAIIAI; encoded by the coding sequence ATGGAAATATCTGAAATTCTGCCATTTATTGCAGGAATTGCATCATTTTTAGTTGCAGGAGGATTGGTTGCTTGGATTTCAAAGCAACCTGCTGGAACAAAAGAGATGATGGATATTTCAAATGCTGTCCGAGTAGGTGCAGCGGCATTTCTAAAAAGAGAGATGAAAATTATTGTTCCAGTAGCTATTGCATTATCGGTAATTATTGGAGCGTTTCTTCAACCCTCAAACGGAATAGCATTTGCAGTTGGTGCAACACTATCTGCAGTTGCAGGAGTTATTTCATTAAAAATTACAGTAAAAGCAGCAGTAAGAGCAGCTAATCTAAGTGGAAGTGGATTAGGTAAAACATTTGCAATGGCTTTTAGAGGTGGAGCAACTGTTGGCCTTGCAGTTCCTGCAATGGCATTATTAGCAATTACTGGTCTTTATCTAATTTATCCTGACCCAATCACTATTGCAGGTGTTGGTATTGGAGCAAGTCTAATTGCATTATTCATTAGAATTGGCGGTGGTATATTTACAAAGGCAGCCGATATGGGTGCTGATTTGGTTGGAAAAGTAGAGGCAAACATTCCTGAAGATGATCCTAGAAATCCTGCAACGATTGCAGATAATGTAGGTGACAACGTAGGTGACGCCGCTGGAATGGGTTCTGATGTTTACGAGTCCTATATTGTTACAATTCTTGCAGCATTACTAATTGCAGCATTAATTGGTGCACCAAACTATTTCCTTTATCCAATTCTTATTGGTTCTTCTGGAATGATTGCATCAATAATTGGTGTTGTAATTGTTGGCTCTAAGAATATTACAGATGTGATGAAGCCACTTAATCGTTCATTTTATGTTTCAGCTGCAATTGCAATTGCATTAAACTTTGTATTCATTACTCAATTCATTGAAAAATCTGATGCAGGATATGCATTATTTGGTACAACTGTAATTGGTGTTATTCTTGTTCCAATCATTCAGAAGATTACAGACTATTACACAAGTTACAAGCATGGCCCTGTAAAAGAGATTGCAGATTCTGCAAAATGGGGATATGCATCACTAACTTTAATGGGAATTATCAAAGGAATGCAATCAACTGGACCATTCATGATTGCACTAGTTGTTGCAATTATCATCTCTTACACTATATCATCATCTGCTGCACCTGTAGGAGCAGATCCTGTACTGTATGGAATCTTTGGAACATCACTTACTGCAATGGCCATGTTGAGTCTTGCAGGCATTGTTCTAAGTATTGATGCATTTGGACCAATTGCAGATAATGCAGGTGGAATAGTTGAGATGACTGGAATGGGTGAGGAAAACCGTAAAGTTACAGATGAAATTGATGCAGTTGGAAATACAACAAAAGCAGTAACCAAAGGATTTGCAATTGCAAGTGCTGCACTAGCTGCGCTTGCCATGATTCAGGCATTTCAGTTTGAGGCCGCACATATCTTTGAAGGTGTTTTAGATTTAGATTACAGTTTGACAAATCCTGCAATTATTGTGGGACTATTAATTGGTGGATTAATCCCATTTATTATTACAGGCCAGCTAATCAATGGTGTTTCTAGAGCTGCAGGAAAGATGGTAGATGAGGTTCGAAGACAATTCAAAGAGGATCCTGAAATTCTTACAGGGAAATCAAAGCCAGATTATGCAAACTGTGTAGATATTGCAACAGTTGCATCCATTAAAGAACTATGGAAACCAGCAATTGTAGCAATAACTGCCCCCATAATCTTAGGTGTTCTACTAGGTCCTACTGCCGTAGCTGGATTGTTAATGGGTTCAGTTGTCACTGGAATTCTTTTGGCTTATCATTTGGCAAACACTGGTGGTGCATGGGATAATGCAAAGAAGCTAGTTGAGATGAAAGGAGAAAAAGGTTCTGAGGTTCACAAAGTAGCAGTTGTCGGTGATATTATTGGTGATCCTTACAAAGATACAGCAGGTCCTGCTCTTAACACTGTAATCAAATTACTAAATACCATTGCAATAGTCTTTGTATCTGCATTTGTAGCAATTATTGCAATCTAA